Genomic window (Gammaproteobacteria bacterium):
TGACCCTGGCCTGGGCGATATCTACGCGGTTGGCACCCTGGCGACAATCCTGCAGCTGCTGAAGCTGCCCGATGGCACCGTCAAGGTGCTGGTGGAGGGCGGCTCGCGGGCACGGCTACTGGAGTGCTACGCCGGCGAGCACTTCGCCGCCGACATCGAACTGGTCGCCGATGACGGCAGCGTCGAGGCCCGGGAACTCGACGTGCTCCGGCGCTCGATCGTCTCCCAGTTCGAGAACTACGTGAAGCTGAACAAGAAGGTGCCGCCGGAGATCCTGACGTCACTCGCCGGTATCGACCAGCCGGGCCGCCTCGCCGACACCGTGGTGGCCCATATGTCGCTGAAGCTCGAGGCCAAGCAGAAGGTGCTGGAGATCAACGGTGTGCGCGAGCGGCTCGAGCACGTGCTCGGCCTCGTGGACACCGAGATCGACATGCTGCAGATCGAGAAGCGCATCCGCGGCCGTGTCAAGCAGCAGATGGAGAAGAGCCAGCGGGAGTATTACCTCAACGAGCAGATGAAGGCGATCCAGAAGGAACTCGGCGACATGGAAGATGCGCCGAACGAGATCGCGGAGCTGGAACAGAAGATCGCCAGGGCCGGCATGTCGCAGGAGGCGCGCGACAAGGCCACCTCGGAGCTCAACAAGCTGAAGATGATGTCGCCCATGTCGGCCGAAGCCACCGTGGTGCGCAATTACATCGACTGGCTGGTCAAGTCGCCCTGGCGCAGCCGGACGAAGATCAACCGCGACCTGCGCCATGCGGAAGCCGTGCTGGAAACCGATCACTACGGCCTGGAGAAGGTGAAGGAACGCATCCTCGAGTACCTTGCCGTCCAGCAGCGCGTGCGCAAGACCAAGGGGCCAATCCTCTGCCTGGTGGGCCCGCCGGGTGTCGGCAAGACCTCGCTCGGCCAGAGCATTGCCCGCGCAACGAACCGCAAGTTCATCCGCATGTCGCTGGGCGGCGTGCGCGACGAGGCGGAGATCCGCGGGCACCGCCGCACCTATATCGGCTCGATGCCTGGCAAGATCATCCAGAACCTGGCGAAGACCGGGGTACGCAACCCGCTTTTCCTGCTGGACGAGGTCGACAAGATGTCGACGGATTTCCGCGGCGATCCGTCCTCCGCCCTGCTGGAGGTCCTCGATCCGGAGCAGAACGCCACCTTCAACGATCATTACCTCGAGGTTGACTTCGATCTCTCCGACGTGATGTTCGTGTGCACCGCCAATACGCTCAATATCCCGGCGCCATTGCTCGACCGCATGGAAGTCATCCGTATCCCCGGATACACGGAGGACGAGAAGCTCAACATTGCGCGCAACTACCTGATACCCAAGCAGAT
Coding sequences:
- the lon gene encoding endopeptidase La, producing the protein MSEDQPQFRKSVPILPLRDVVVYPHMVIPLFVGRQKSIVALDIAMNAGKQILLVAQKQADVDDPGLGDIYAVGTLATILQLLKLPDGTVKVLVEGGSRARLLECYAGEHFAADIELVADDGSVEARELDVLRRSIVSQFENYVKLNKKVPPEILTSLAGIDQPGRLADTVVAHMSLKLEAKQKVLEINGVRERLEHVLGLVDTEIDMLQIEKRIRGRVKQQMEKSQREYYLNEQMKAIQKELGDMEDAPNEIAELEQKIARAGMSQEARDKATSELNKLKMMSPMSAEATVVRNYIDWLVKSPWRSRTKINRDLRHAEAVLETDHYGLEKVKERILEYLAVQQRVRKTKGPILCLVGPPGVGKTSLGQSIARATNRKFIRMSLGGVRDEAEIRGHRRTYIGSMPGKIIQNLAKTGVRNPLFLLDEVDKMSTDFRGDPSSALLEVLDPEQNATFNDHYLEVDFDLSDVMFVCTANTLNIPAPLLDRMEVIRIPGYTEDEKLNIARNYLIPKQMKANGLKERELVIGDAAIRDVIRYYTRESGVRNLEREVAKICRKVVKSLLLKPREGQIQIGPRGLDKHLGVRRFRYGRAEETSQVGQVTGLAWTEVGGELLTIEAAVVPGKGKLIHTGQLGDVMQESIQAATTVVRSRARVLGIDEDFHQRFDLHVHVPEGATPKDGPSAGVGMCTALVSALTGIPVRADVAMTGEITLRGEVLPIGGLKEKLLAAHRGGITTALIPKDNEKDLAEIPKNIKDKLRIIPVRWMDEVLQLSLQRLPMPKSADPAPSGEAPAKSEAGSGEVRAH